CCTGATTTGCCACGGCAACTCGCTGCAGATATACCCGGATGAGTTTCTGGTGGACAGGCATTTCCGCTTCGAGGGCATCTCAGACCCGGGCGATGAAGCAGTGATATATGCCATTTCCTCGACCAAGCACAACGTGAAAGGGACGCTGGTGGACGGCTACGGCATATACAGCGATGGCGTGAACAGCGACCTGATTAAGGCGCTGAAGGAGAAAGCGGGCTCCGGCTACGCAGGAAAAGGGAACGCTACGCCGGAAAGCAAATTTAACGAGGCCACGCCACAGCGCCCGGCAGGCGACCGGCCATTGGATGCGCCGCTGGTGGAGATGGACCTCAACGCCTTCAGGCAGCAGATAAAGCAGGAAAAGGCCTGGCAGAACAGCGACCGCAACGCCATCACCATCTACAAGACCAGCGGCATGCGCCTGGTGCTGGTGGCCCTGCACCAGGGCGCGGAGATGAAGACGCACACCGCCCCGGGCATCATCAGCGTGCAGGTGCTGGAAGGGAAGATAAGATTCACCATAGCGCAGCAGGTGGCAGAGATGGGCGCGGGGCAGATGCTGGCGCTTCACGCAGGTATTCCGCACAGCGTATTTGCCACCGAAGAAGCTGTTTTCCTGCTGACCCTTGCCGTTGGGCCACAGGGCAGATAGGGCCCCGGCGCTGCCGGGTTCGGGCCAGATAGACCATATGGAGGAATATCTCCGACTCAGAAAGCAGGGACACACTTAGCTTTATTACCATGAAAAGTGATCAACTTTACCCGCAGGCAAGCCGCGAGCTGTCTGAAAAAAGAAGTTCTCTGGCCCCGGAGATCGCAGACGCCTTCCGCAGTTTCAGCAAAGCCGTTTTTAAGGAGGGGCCCTGCCTGAAAAGACGAAGCAGCTAATCGCCGTGGCCGTCGCCCACGTAACGCAGTGCCCTTACTGCATCCGCAGCCACACCGCGCAGGCGGTAAGGAAAGGAGCCACCCAGCAGGAAATTATGGAGGCCATATGGGTGGCGGCCGAGATGCGCGCCGGTGGCGCCTTCGCGCACTCCAGCATAGCGCTGGACGAAATGGATTAAGCCGGCAGGGGCTAATGAACATTCTGACCCGTTGGCAGACACAGCACGACAGCTACCAGAACTATGAAGCACGAATTCAAAACAGGCGACCACGTCACGTGGAACTCGGAGGCAGGGCATGTCTCGGGCACGATCATCAAGGTGCATACCGCTGATTTTGACTACAAAGGCCACACGCGCCGCGCCAGCAAGGAAGATCCGCAGTACGAGATCAAAAGTGACAAAACCGATCACATTGCCGCGCACAAGGGCACCGCGCTTAGGAAAGTAAAGGATTAAGGGGATATGGCCCTCCCGGGAAAAGCGGCCCGCGATGGAAGGCAGCATATATATGGCAGAGAAAAACAACACCATCTGGACCTTCGGCCATTCTACCCGAAGCCCGGACGAATTCATTGCGGCGCTGAAATCTTTCGGGATAGAGGTGCTGGCCGACGTGCGCCGGTACCCCGGCTCCCGGAAGTACCCCCACTTCAACGTGGCCGCTATGGAGACTTACCTGCCCGAGGCGGGCATCCGCTATATGCCGGAGTTGGAACTGGGCGGCCGCCGCAAGCCAAAGCCCGACTCCGCCAACACCGTCTGGCGGAATGAGGCCTTCCGGGGCTATGCCGATTATGCGGAAACGCAGGAGTTTGAGGAGGCTTTAGCGAAACTGACAGAAGTGGCTGAGCGGAAGCGGGTAGCCTATATGTGCTCCGAGGCCGTGTGGTGGCGCTGCCACCGCGCCATCATCTCGGATTATCTGAAGGAAAGAGGCTGGACCGTAATGCACATCATGAGCGAAGGCGTCGCCAAAGAGCACCCCTTCACAGCGGCGTACCTGGAAACGCATCAGGGGTAGAACTTACCTTACTGCAGCGGTATTGACAATCGCAGTATTCATATACCACCAATAATTTAAATCACTCGTCCTGCTTTTGAGGCTGCAAGCTTCTTCTGACTGTTTCTCATCCTCCTCACCCCCTTCGAAAAGGGCTTTAGAAAGCGGCTGTACAGGATGAGGCCAAATATGATGAGTTATATATAACCTATATATAGACAACATTTAATAGAAGCTACATTTTTACTTCAGCACGGAGTGAAAGCTCTTCCAGTTTTTCCATGAGGCGCCTTGTAAGTGATGTGGTGCCGAACGAAGAGAGGCAGCCCGCAGCGGAGCGAATAGAGGGCCCCTCCCCCCGGCAACTTCACTTACACAGCGTCGAGAGGGAAACGAGGCCTCTCGGTCCGAGAGCACCAAACCTTGCTATAGAACTTAGGGTAAATTAGTACGGTGGGATGAACCGTCATTTTAGCAAAACAATTCCAGAAGGCAGCATTAAATTACCCAATCACCTTCACCGTCCCCTCCTTCACCTCAAACCGGCGGATGCTCTCCGAAAGCCCCTCCAAAATCTTATCAGTGCGCTCGAGGTGCGTGTCTGTCAGGAAAATCTGGCCGAAGGTGTGGGCGGCCACCATCTGCATGAGCTGCGTGATGCGCTTCTCGTCGAGGCGGTCGAAAATGTCGTCCAGCAGCAGGAGGGGCTTGTGGTGCTGCTTTTCGGCAATCACCTCGAAATGCGCCAATTTCAGGGCGATGACATAACTTTTCTGCTGCCCCTGTGAACCGAAGCTTTTCACCGGGTTGCCGTCCATCAGGAACACGAAATCGTCCTTGTGAGGCCCCACGGTGGTGCGCTGCAGCGCCAGGTCCTTGCGCTCGGCCTGGAGCAGCAGCTGGGTAAAATTTGCGCCCGGCAACTGGCTTTTGTAGGTCAGGCTCACCTCCTCGTGGCTGTCGGAGATATGGCGGTAGTGCTTCTGAAAAACCGGGACAAAGTCCGCCAGGAACCGCTGCCGCTCCTGCGCCAGTTGCTCGCCACAGGGCACCAGTTGCTCGTTCAGGATGTGCAGGTACTCGCGGTCGTAGTAGTTGCGCTCGGCAAACTGCTTCAGCAGCGAGTTGCGCTGCCGCAGGATATAGTTGTACTGGATCAGCTGCTCGAGGTAAGTATGGTCGAGCTGCGAGATGAGGCTGTCGAAGTACTTGCGCCGCTCCTCGCTGCCCTCTCGGATCAAGTCCGTGTCGTAGGGCGAGATGAGCACCACCGGGAAGCGGCCGATGTGGTCGCTCATTTTCTCGTAGAGCGCCTTGTTGTGCGTCACCGTCTTCTTCTGCCCCTGCCTAAGGCTCACCTGCACCGTGTGCTTCTCGCCCTCCACATTAAAGCGGCCCTTCACCATAAAGAAGTCCTCGCCCTGCTTGATGCTCTGCAGCTCGGTGCCCGGAAAGGCGCCTTTGGTGATGGAGAGGTAGTAGATAGCGTCCAGCAGGTTGGTTTTGCCGCTGCCGTTGTCGCCTATAAAACAGTTGATATGCTCCGAAAAGCTGAGGGCGGCTTCCTCATAATTCTTGAAAAACAGCAAACTGAGATTTTCGAGGAGCATTCGTTTCTAATTGATATCTTTTTCCTTAATTTCGCAAGCTAAATCCGGTAGTGGCTTATATATACAACGGTTTTATATATAAAACCTGCCAAAGGGCGGCGAACGGACAATCAAGATAACGCATAGACTAACACTTATGGCTGATACGAAAGAAAAGGCGAAAGGAAAGGCACCGAAGGCAAAGGTACAGGCTGCGCCAAAGTTTTCAAAGGAAACATACATGACGTGGTTTGAGCAGATGAAGCTCATGCGCCGTTTTGAGGAGAAAGCCGGTCAGCTATATGGCCAGCAGAAAATAAAGGGCTTCTGCCACCTCTACATCGGCCAGGAGGCCTGTGCCGCCGGGGCCGTGAGTGCGCTTACGAAAGACGACAAGTGGATTACCGCCTACCGCGACCACGCCCACCCGCTGGCGCTGGGCACTGACCCGGGCGCCGTGATGGCTGAGTTGTTCGCCAAGTCAACAGGCTGCTCCAAGGGCAAGGGCGGCTCGATGCACATCTTCGACAAGGAAGTGAACTTTATGGGAGGCCACGGGATTGTGGGCGCCCAGATTCCGCTTGGCGCGGGCATCGCCTTCGCCGAGAAATACAACAAGACCGGCAACCTGTGCGTGTGCTCCATGGGCGACGGCGCCGTGCGCCAGGGCGCGTTCCACGAGGCCCTGAACATGGCCATGCTCTGGAAACTGCCGGTAATTTTTGTGATCGAGAACAACGGCTACGCCATGGGCACGTCGGTGCAGCGCACCTCTAACGTAACGGACCTATATACCCTGGGCGAGGCCTATGACATGCCTTCGGAGCCGGTAAACGCAATGAGCGTGGAGGATGTGCACGAAGCCGTGGCAAGAGCCGCAGAGCGCGCGCGCGCTGGCGAGGGCCCGACCCTGCTGGAGTTCCGGACCTACCGCTACAAAGGCCACTCTATGTCGGACCCCGCCAAGTACAGAACGAAAGAGGAGCTGGAAGACTACAAGGGCAAAGACCCGATTGAGTCCGTGAAAGCCACTATCCTTCAGAACGGCTGGGCCACCGAGGAAGAACTGGAGGCGATTGATGATAAAATTAAAGAGCGCGTGGCCGAGGCCGTGCAGTTTGCCGAGGACTCTCCGTACCCGGACCCGTCAGAACTCTACACTGATATTTACGCAGAAAAGGACTATCCTTATATAATGGACTAAGCCACAAATATTTCGGGGTTAGGAATTAAAAATTAATATTTTGATGTTCAGGCATTAGGAATGTTGTCTAAAACAGTTTTTAATTCCTAATTTTGAATTTATTATTTCATTCATTCTAATGGCAAGAGAAAAAGTTAAGAAGCACAGCGAGTTTGAGGAGTTGGTGGAAAACCCGGATGCGTTGGCAGACCGCTTCGCGAATTCAGAGGATTTCGTCAAAAGAAACAAGTCGAAGGTACTCGGTGTGTTTGCCCTGATCGCTGCTATCGTAGTCGGGGGCTTCCTGTATTACAATTACCGCAGCACGCAGAACCAGGAAGCGCAGCAGGCCATGTTCCAGGCAATTTACTACTTCGAGGCCGACTCCCTGGGCAAGGCCCTGAACGGTGACGGGCAGTACGAGGGCCTCCTTCAGATTGCCGATAACTACAGCGGAACAGATGCCGGCAACCTTGCCAAGTTCTATGCCGGTGCGGCGCTGCTGAAGCAG
This window of the Pontibacter russatus genome carries:
- a CDS encoding cupin domain-containing protein; the encoded protein is MDTMTTVSEVLNKLKKEGYTVDFNLDNNCLICHGNSLQIYPDEFLVDRHFRFEGISDPGDEAVIYAISSTKHNVKGTLVDGYGIYSDGVNSDLIKALKEKAGSGYAGKGNATPESKFNEATPQRPAGDRPLDAPLVEMDLNAFRQQIKQEKAWQNSDRNAITIYKTSGMRLVLVALHQGAEMKTHTAPGIISVQVLEGKIRFTIAQQVAEMGAGQMLALHAGIPHSVFATEEAVFLLTLAVGPQGR
- a CDS encoding carboxymuconolactone decarboxylase family protein translates to MAVAHVTQCPYCIRSHTAQAVRKGATQQEIMEAIWVAAEMRAGGAFAHSSIALDEMD
- a CDS encoding hypervirulence associated TUDOR domain-containing protein, whose amino-acid sequence is MKHEFKTGDHVTWNSEAGHVSGTIIKVHTADFDYKGHTRRASKEDPQYEIKSDKTDHIAAHKGTALRKVKD
- a CDS encoding DUF488 domain-containing protein; translated protein: MAEKNNTIWTFGHSTRSPDEFIAALKSFGIEVLADVRRYPGSRKYPHFNVAAMETYLPEAGIRYMPELELGGRRKPKPDSANTVWRNEAFRGYADYAETQEFEEALAKLTEVAERKRVAYMCSEAVWWRCHRAIISDYLKERGWTVMHIMSEGVAKEHPFTAAYLETHQG
- the recF gene encoding DNA replication/repair protein RecF (All proteins in this family for which functions are known are DNA-binding proteins that assist the filamentation of RecA onto DNA for the initiation of recombination or recombinational repair.); translation: MLLENLSLLFFKNYEEAALSFSEHINCFIGDNGSGKTNLLDAIYYLSITKGAFPGTELQSIKQGEDFFMVKGRFNVEGEKHTVQVSLRQGQKKTVTHNKALYEKMSDHIGRFPVVLISPYDTDLIREGSEERRKYFDSLISQLDHTYLEQLIQYNYILRQRNSLLKQFAERNYYDREYLHILNEQLVPCGEQLAQERQRFLADFVPVFQKHYRHISDSHEEVSLTYKSQLPGANFTQLLLQAERKDLALQRTTVGPHKDDFVFLMDGNPVKSFGSQGQQKSYVIALKLAHFEVIAEKQHHKPLLLLDDIFDRLDEKRITQLMQMVAAHTFGQIFLTDTHLERTDKILEGLSESIRRFEVKEGTVKVIG
- the pdhA gene encoding pyruvate dehydrogenase (acetyl-transferring) E1 component subunit alpha — encoded protein: MADTKEKAKGKAPKAKVQAAPKFSKETYMTWFEQMKLMRRFEEKAGQLYGQQKIKGFCHLYIGQEACAAGAVSALTKDDKWITAYRDHAHPLALGTDPGAVMAELFAKSTGCSKGKGGSMHIFDKEVNFMGGHGIVGAQIPLGAGIAFAEKYNKTGNLCVCSMGDGAVRQGAFHEALNMAMLWKLPVIFVIENNGYAMGTSVQRTSNVTDLYTLGEAYDMPSEPVNAMSVEDVHEAVARAAERARAGEGPTLLEFRTYRYKGHSMSDPAKYRTKEELEDYKGKDPIESVKATILQNGWATEEELEAIDDKIKERVAEAVQFAEDSPYPDPSELYTDIYAEKDYPYIMD
- a CDS encoding tetratricopeptide repeat protein, with translation MAREKVKKHSEFEELVENPDALADRFANSEDFVKRNKSKVLGVFALIAAIVVGGFLYYNYRSTQNQEAQQAMFQAIYYFEADSLGKALNGDGQYEGLLQIADNYSGTDAGNLAKFYAGAALLKQGKFAEAATYLQDFESDDYLLQARAYSLAGDALLEQGKNKEAADLYVKAANYNPNPYFSPQYLMKAGIAYEADNNFASAAEMYGNIITQYVASAEVTDAKKYKARAEMLAGGTAAE